Proteins from one Triticum aestivum cultivar Chinese Spring chromosome 7A, IWGSC CS RefSeq v2.1, whole genome shotgun sequence genomic window:
- the LOC123151578 gene encoding type II inositol polyphosphate 5-phosphatase 15, with translation MEPDDERGRAPQRKGISYSQPLARDAVAQAAHACHAALSSHSLDDDPIASASAHRHDPARSVSYPHQLPPHHHHSRGGESIYLHAASFSGGAGGAVTLERAVATSEHGGAGGRGALPEFVGAGGAEGIFRVPLRAAMHPGRPPALEVRPHPPRETQVCSFLRTLACEPQLRQLWAGAESGVRVWGLDELFAGSVAGARRGDEETAPFTESVPTPPALCVAVDSANKLVWTGHKDGRIRSWRMDLATAPAAASDGGENAPMFKEGLSWQAHSRTPVLSMVVTSYGEIWSGTEGGVIKAWPWDVIAKSLSLTPEEKYMASCLVENAYIDLKNYVTVGNMFSLPTTDVKHMLADHCRAKVWSLTSMTFALWDARTRELLKVFGMDGQVESARLEPLVMPEQFIEEEIKVKPTKKEKNQGSVTFLQKSWNALIGAGGAVRRVATKGTFVEDNRRTETVAQAMDGAIWSGCTDGSIIMWDGNGNWLKEFSYHNSSVQCIKALGERVWVGYASGTVQVMDVEGNPLGGWTGHSRPVIQMAIGGSYIFTLAHHGGIRGWPLTSPGPLDDILRTELAKRELSYTRVENIKMLVGTWNVAQEKASPESLWSWLDTASSDVGLVVVGLQEVEMGAGVLAMAAAKESVGLEGSANGQWWIDNIGKTLDEGISFHRVGSRQLAGLLIAAWARTDLKPHIGDVDAAAVPCGFGRAIGNKGGVGLKMRVYDRRICFVNNHFAAHLENVTRRNADFDHIYRTMNFNKSHGSAASDTSVQLHKAVNANGNQPDEDRPELAEADMVVFLGDFNYRLYGITYDEARDMVSQRSFDWLRERDQLRAEMKAGNVFQGMREGFIRFPPTYKFQRHQPGLAGYDSGEKKRIPAWCDRIVYRDSRSETIRECSLECPVVAAITSYEACMDVTDSDHKPVNCTFSVDLARVNELIRRQEYGKIIKSNEKLHCLLQESHHVPDTIISTNNIILENEETVVLRITNNCGSKKSTFEILCEGQSTSKQDGTKTDFIPRASFGLPHWLEVQPSIGLIEPGETMEVNVHHENYYTQEEFVDGVVQGGWCELTRDKEAVLLVNVTGSTSTETVTHRINVRHCCAASTPPPPARLLSIAAPPGDAPSSEGPTERSSRKSQSNHLQRSDAHFGASEVHDLHRLRNM, from the exons ATGGAGCCCGACGACGAGCGGGGGCGGGCGCCGCAGCGCAAGGGGATATCCTACAGCCAGCCGCTGGCGCGGGACGCGGTGGCGCAGGCGGCGCACGCGTGCCACGCCGCGCTCAGCTCGCACAGCCTCGATGATGACCCCATCGCCTCCGCCTCGGCGCACCGCCACGACCCCGCGCGCAGCGTGTCGTACCCCCACCAGCTCCCGCCTCACCACCACCACAGCCGCGGCGGCGAGTCCATCTACTTGCACGCGGCCTCCTTCAGCGGCGGTGCCGGCGGCGCGGTGACGCTGGAGCGGGCCGTGGCGACGTCGGAGCACGGGGGCGCGGGCGGCAGGGGcgcgctgccggagttcgtcggcGCGGGCGGGGCCGAGGGCATCTTCCGCGTGCCGCTGCGCGCGGCCATGCACCCTGGCCGCCCGCCGGCGCTCGAGGTGCGGCCCCACCCGCCGCGGGAGACGCAGGTGTGCTCCTTCCTGCGGACGCTCGCGTGCGAGCCGCAGCTTCGCCAGCTCTGGGCAGGAGCCGAGTCCGGGGTTCGGGTTTGGGGCCTCGACGAGCTGTTCGCCGGGAGCGTCGCGGGAGCGCGCCGGGGAGACGAGGAGACCGCGCCGTTCACGGAGTCCGTGCCCACGCCGCCGGCGCTCTGCGTCGCGGTGGACAGCGCGAACAAGCTCGTGTGGACGGGTCACAAGGACGGGAGGATCCGGTCGTGGCGCATGGACCTCGCCACGGCGCCGGCAGCTGCATCAGACGGTGGCGAGAATGCGCCCATGTTCAAGGAGGGCCTGTCGTGGCAGGCGCACAGCCGCACCCCGGTGCTCTCCATGGTTGTCACATCATACG GTGAAATATGGTCAGGCACCGAAGGAGGTGTTATAAAGGCATGGCCCTGGGATGTCATTGCTAAGTCCCTCTCACTAACACCAGAAGAAAAATATATGGCTTCTTGTCTGGTCGAAAATGCGTATATTGACCTTAAGAACTATGTCACAGTTGGTAACATGTTCTCTTTGCCCACTACTGATGTGAAACACATGCTTGCGGACCATTGTCGAGCGAAAGTTTGGAGTCTAACTAGCATGACGTTTGCTCTTTG GGATGCTCGGACAAGGGAGTTGTTAAAAGTATTTGGCATGGACGGCCAAGTGGAGTCAGCTCGTCTAGAGCCACTAGTGATGCCAGAACAATTTATAGAGGAAGAAATCAAGGTAAAACCCACAAAGAAAGAGAAAAACCAAGGCTCTGTCACCTTTTTACAGAAATCTTGGAATGCCTTGATTGGGGCTGGCGGTGCTGTACGCAGAGTTGCAACTAAAGGAACGTTCGTTGAAGATAACCGTCGAACAGAAACAGTGGCTCAAGCAATGGATGGAGCAATTTGGTCAGGTTGCACAGATGGCTCGATTATTATGTGGGATGGAAATGGGAATTGGCTAAAAGAGTTCAGTTATCATAATTCTTCTGTTCAATGCATAAAGGCACTCGGAGAAAGGGTGTGGGTGGGCTATGCCAGTGGTACTGTTCAAGTCATGGATGTTGAAGGTAACCCTCTGGGAGGATGGACCGGACATAGCCGTCCAGTCATTCAGATGGCCATTGGTGGTTCTTACATCTTTACTCTAGCCCATCATGGTGGTATTCGAGGATGGCCTCTAACTTCTCCTGGGCCTCTGGATGATATTCTGCGGACGGAATTGGCGAAGAGGGAGTTGTCCTATACAAGGGTAGAGAACATTAAGATGCTGGTTGGAACTTGGAATGTTGCGCAGGAGAAAGCATCACCTGAATCGCTTTGGTCATGGTTGGATACTGCATCATCTGATGTTGGATTGGTGGTGGTTGGCCTGCAAGAGGTTGAGATGGGTGCTGGAGTTCTTGCCATGGCTGCGGCTAAAGAAAGT GTAGGGCTTGAGGGCAGTGCCAATGGGCAGTGGTGGATAGACAATATTGGCAAGACACTTGATGAAGGAATATCCTTCCACCGAGTTGGCTCGAGGCAGTTGGCTGGATTACTTATTGCTGCATG GGCAAGGACAGACCTTAAGCCACATATTggtgatgttgatgctgctgcggTGCCATGTGGCTTTGGACGTGCTATTGGCAACAAG GGTGGTGTTGGGTTAAAAATGAGAGTTTATGATCGCAGGATATGTTTTGTGAACAATCATTTTGCCGCACATCTAGAAAATGTTACTCGCCGCAATGCTGACTTTGATCATATTTATCGGACAATGAATTTTAACAAATCTCATGGATCTGCAG CTTCTGATACGTCTGTCCAATTGCATAAAGCAGTGAAT GCCAATGGGAATCAGCCTGATGAAGATAGACCTGAGCTGGCAGAAGCTGATATGGTTGTTTTTCTTGGTGATTTCAACTACCGACTTTACGGTATCACCTATGACGAGGCAAGGGATATGGTCTCGCAAAGGAGCTTCGATTGGCTTAGAGAAAGGGATCAACTTCGAGCAGAAATGAAGGCAGGAAACGTGTTTCAAGGAATGCGTGAAGGTTTTATCAGATTTCCTCCAACTTACAAATTCCAAAGACACCAACCAGGTCTTGCAG GGTATGATTCGGGTGAGAAGAAGAGAATACCTGCTTGGTGCGATAGAATAGTGTATCGAGATAGCCGCTCCGAAACAATACGTGAATGCTCATTAGAGTGTCCTGTTGTTGCTGCAATTACATC ATATGAAGCATGCATGGATGTGACAGATAGCGATCATAAACCAGTGAACTGTACGTTCAGTGTTGATCTTGCAAGAGTGAACGAGCTGATAAGAAGGCAGGAGTATGGAAAAATAATCAAATCGAATGAAAAGCTACATTGTTTGCTTCAAGAATCCCATCATGTTCCAGACACTATAATCAGCACAAACAACATTATATTGGAAAACGAAGAAACTGTTGTTCTTCGAATAACAAATAACTGTGGATCAAAAAAGTCTACTTTTGAAATCTTGTGTGAAGGGCAGTCGACAAGCAAGCAGGACGGAACAAAAACTGATTTTATTCCAAGGGCATCCTTTGGCCTTCCACATTGGCTTGAG GTCCAACCGTCCATCGGTCTCATCGAGCCTGGAGAAACAATGGAAGTTAACGTGCATCACGAGAACTACTACACGCAAGAAGAATTCGTGGACGGAGTCGTGCAAGGCGGATGGTGCGAACTGACCAGAGACAAGGAGGCTGTTCTGCTGGTCAATGTGACAGGCAGCACCTCAACCGAAACCGTTACGCACAGGATCAATGTCCGGCACTGCTGCGCAGCAAGCACACCACCCCCGCCGGCCAGACTACTgtccatcgccgccccgcccggTGATGCTCCGTCGAGCGAAGGCCCCACGGAACGTTCTTCCAGAAAGAGCCAGTCGAATCATCTGCAACGTTCCGACGCGCATTTCGGCGCCTCAGAGGTGCATGACTTGCACCGCCTGCGGAACATGTAA